One Mycobacteroides abscessus ATCC 19977 genomic window carries:
- a CDS encoding NUDIX hydrolase, with the protein MPVPEFVLELRRHIGHAPLWLPGVTGVVIRGEQVLLVKRADNGAWTAVTGIVDPGENPADCASREVLEETGVRATPRRLVWVHVSRPIVHVNGDHAQYLDHVFRMDWVAGSPFPADDENDAAQWFDITAMPEMTADMRRRIELALDIGSAETVFEVTEPSG; encoded by the coding sequence ATGCCGGTTCCTGAATTCGTCCTCGAACTGCGGCGGCACATCGGACATGCCCCGTTGTGGCTACCCGGGGTGACCGGTGTGGTTATTCGCGGTGAACAGGTGCTGCTGGTCAAGCGCGCCGACAATGGGGCGTGGACCGCGGTCACCGGAATCGTTGACCCGGGCGAGAATCCGGCGGACTGCGCCAGCAGGGAAGTGCTGGAAGAGACCGGCGTTCGGGCGACACCCCGACGATTGGTGTGGGTGCACGTGAGCCGGCCGATCGTGCATGTCAACGGTGATCATGCCCAATACCTGGACCATGTGTTCCGAATGGATTGGGTTGCGGGATCGCCCTTTCCCGCTGACGACGAGAACGATGCCGCGCAGTGGTTCGATATCACGGCGATGCCGGAAATGACGGCCGACATGCGTCGCCGGATCGAGCTCGCGCTTGATATCGGCAGTGCCGAGACGGTTTTCGAGGTTACTGAGCCTTCGGGCTAG
- the bcp gene encoding thioredoxin-dependent thiol peroxidase codes for MAETKRLEVGDKAPTFTLLDADGKKVSLSSYKGRKVIIYFYPAAMTPGCTKQACDFRDSLAELNEAGLDVIGISPDKPEKLAKFRDRDGVNFPLLSDPDKTTLTAYGAFGEKKLYGKIVEGVIRSTFVVDEKGNIEVAQYNVKATGHVAKLRRDISV; via the coding sequence ATGGCGGAAACCAAGCGGCTCGAAGTTGGCGACAAGGCCCCCACGTTCACTCTGCTCGACGCGGACGGCAAGAAGGTGTCGCTGTCCTCGTACAAGGGCCGCAAGGTGATCATCTACTTCTACCCCGCCGCCATGACCCCCGGCTGCACCAAACAGGCGTGCGATTTCCGCGACAGCCTGGCCGAACTCAACGAGGCCGGCCTTGACGTCATCGGCATCTCGCCCGACAAGCCGGAAAAGCTGGCCAAGTTCCGCGACCGCGACGGCGTGAACTTCCCGCTGCTCTCCGACCCGGACAAGACGACGCTGACCGCCTATGGCGCCTTCGGCGAGAAGAAGCTGTACGGAAAGATCGTCGAGGGCGTCATCCGATCGACGTTCGTCGTGGATGAAAAGGGCAACATCGAGGTGGCGCAGTACAACGTGAAGGCCACCGGCCACGTCGCCAAGCTGCGCCGCGACATCTCCGTCTGA
- a CDS encoding DUF3618 domain-containing protein, translated as MARDPEAIKADIDKARDQLAATVDTLSDRANPQRLAEDAKASVLATLNKPAVKFTILGFGAVVAVLVVRKVAGKFRRD; from the coding sequence GTGGCCAGGGATCCAGAGGCAATCAAGGCCGATATCGACAAGGCGCGCGATCAGCTCGCGGCCACGGTCGACACCCTGAGTGACCGCGCAAATCCGCAGCGCCTGGCCGAGGACGCCAAGGCGTCAGTGCTGGCCACGCTGAACAAGCCGGCCGTCAAATTCACCATCCTGGGCTTCGGTGCCGTGGTTGCGGTGCTGGTGGTCCGCAAGGTCGCCGGCAAGTTCCGCCGCGACTGA
- a CDS encoding class I SAM-dependent methyltransferase, giving the protein MGIDVSGITPEEETAFLTLKARAVNDGWRRPILRDPGATAAVSKIDYDFHALGVITPVVCQSSLRAKLLDDRVRAFVTEHPNAVVVDMGAGLDDGYRRIQPPATVDWYSVDLPGMATLRDEVMPPGPGEHTVGISITDPNWLGGIPSDRPAMVIADGFFAFLTKEQIIATLRAITDHFSTGQLAFNDYGRMVVGVWISKLFPQKMFKKVNQLRGFEGYNDPRTPERWNPRLRFVEEFNLVDAPEIELFPTWLRISSQLARYSTSMKRSARILRFEF; this is encoded by the coding sequence ATGGGCATCGACGTCAGCGGAATCACCCCCGAGGAAGAGACCGCCTTTCTCACCCTGAAGGCCAGGGCCGTCAACGACGGCTGGCGGCGGCCGATCCTGCGGGATCCGGGTGCCACCGCCGCCGTCTCCAAAATCGACTACGACTTCCACGCACTCGGGGTGATTACCCCGGTGGTATGCCAATCATCGCTACGCGCAAAGCTCCTCGACGACCGAGTGCGCGCCTTTGTCACCGAGCACCCGAACGCGGTGGTAGTGGACATGGGCGCGGGCCTCGACGACGGATACCGACGTATTCAGCCACCGGCCACCGTCGACTGGTACAGCGTTGACCTGCCCGGGATGGCCACACTGCGCGATGAAGTGATGCCCCCTGGCCCGGGCGAACACACCGTCGGGATATCTATTACCGATCCGAATTGGCTTGGCGGGATACCGTCGGATCGTCCGGCGATGGTGATCGCCGACGGGTTCTTCGCTTTCCTGACCAAGGAACAGATCATCGCCACCCTGCGGGCCATCACCGACCACTTCAGCACTGGGCAACTGGCATTCAATGACTACGGACGCATGGTGGTGGGGGTATGGATCTCCAAGCTGTTCCCACAAAAGATGTTCAAGAAGGTCAATCAGCTGCGGGGATTCGAGGGCTATAACGATCCGCGCACGCCGGAACGCTGGAACCCCCGGCTGCGATTTGTCGAGGAGTTCAATCTGGTGGATGCGCCCGAGATCGAGTTGTTTCCCACCTGGTTGCGGATTTCGTCACAACTGGCGCGGTACAGCACCTCGATGAAGCGTTCGGCCCGCATCCTGCGGTTCGAGTTCTAG
- a CDS encoding TetR/AcrR family transcriptional regulator encodes METVDPDDLTARARIRDAALREFGDKGYDGATIRGIAARAGVSSGLLRHHFGSKQELRDACDEYLVKTMRDINEQVQANVERGDVHYVSARIPVGQYQAYITRALVEGSAGQLFDEMVAMTEGWLAVADQNRAYPAAVDVKSRAAVITAMALAVPLLQQHVSRGLGVDIDSPEGDLKMAATLVDVYANPLLTPEQAKSAQEDLARRMR; translated from the coding sequence ATGGAAACCGTGGATCCCGACGACCTCACCGCCCGTGCCCGGATACGGGACGCGGCATTGCGTGAGTTCGGCGACAAGGGGTACGACGGCGCCACCATTCGGGGAATCGCCGCGCGCGCCGGGGTGTCGTCGGGGCTGCTGCGGCACCACTTCGGGTCCAAACAGGAGCTACGGGACGCCTGCGACGAATATCTGGTCAAGACGATGCGCGATATCAACGAGCAGGTGCAGGCGAATGTGGAACGTGGTGATGTGCACTATGTTTCGGCACGTATCCCCGTGGGCCAATACCAGGCCTACATCACCAGGGCGCTGGTCGAAGGCTCAGCCGGGCAGCTCTTCGACGAGATGGTCGCCATGACGGAGGGCTGGCTCGCGGTCGCGGATCAAAACCGTGCCTACCCGGCCGCTGTCGATGTGAAGTCACGCGCCGCCGTCATCACCGCGATGGCCTTGGCGGTCCCGCTGCTCCAGCAACATGTTTCGCGTGGCTTGGGGGTGGACATCGATTCGCCGGAGGGTGATCTGAAGATGGCGGCCACGCTGGTCGACGTGTACGCCAACCCGCTGTTGACTCCTGAGCAGGCAAAATCGGCGCAGGAAGACCTGGCGCGCAGAATGAGGTAG
- a CDS encoding RND family transporter produces MWDAIARFSSRYAVLIIGLWVLLAGAGNLLVPQVESTAHNHARGFLPQDAPVNAAGAVMGRQFQDGAGNNLNYLVLESDHKLGPVEHQYHDRLLTTLRADTTHLDSAMDLWADPLTAEGALSPDGKAVYTMLRVNGELGAAKANDALAAVRKIVADQPAPPGTQAWVTGPGATIADELTAIDTQMLMITGVTVVLIAVLLFVVYRSVITAAIPLMTVGLGLAVARSIVAFLGERDLIEVSIFSVSLLAALVLGAATDYGIFLLGRYHEQRRSGVDHEQALVIANRSVAPVIAASGLTIAAALSCLLFAQVGMLRSAGLPCAIGILTGMVASLTLLPALIGLAGRRGLAQPRPLRGQPGRRWRRVGAMVSRWPGPVLAGSLLVLVVCALPVAGLRLGFDELAAQPLSTHANRGYQAMDRHFPPNRLLPEIVSIESDHDLRTPAGVIAVERVTKGLMEIPGIRMVQSASRPAGTIPEQAALTEQAGIIADQLDDGTAQMSQRLGAVDKLSATLSQFSGAIAQLQKGLAGGVNGLGELNGGIGDMHSGMKALQDNVSQVSGYMEPLRNFTNGNPNCANDGICSLVLKAVEPMDSVVAATASLTASTTKFGAGAQGMQKSFSGAVDSVKNMRATVAQLGAITDQLTHAVGETRTMFSGLTEYLRAMREDFRSSGEGGYYLPQRAWQDPRFQRAAGLYFGPDGHSTRMLVFGDGKVFGADGAHRSPQIMLAVSEATKEGTLAGSSVNLTGFGTGTAELRGYVSEDFLLLAAVALALVFLIVLVMLRSPVAAAVVIGTVIISYASALGVTTLIWQDLLGRDLHWAVPSIALIALVAVGADYNLLLTMRMREEVFLHGAGLRTGMIRTFGGTGGVVTTAGIVFGITMFAMLSSDVLSIEQTGTTIGVGLMIDTLIVRTFVVPAIAGALGKWFWWSPVPLLRGLLFRWSKARSPRTAGVLSYLLTRPSRLERTGA; encoded by the coding sequence ATGTGGGACGCCATCGCAAGGTTCTCCAGCCGCTATGCGGTGCTGATCATCGGACTCTGGGTGCTACTCGCCGGCGCAGGCAATCTACTTGTGCCACAGGTGGAAAGCACCGCACATAACCACGCCCGCGGCTTCCTGCCGCAGGACGCGCCGGTCAATGCTGCCGGCGCGGTCATGGGCCGGCAGTTCCAGGACGGCGCCGGTAACAATCTCAATTACCTGGTGTTGGAAAGCGATCACAAGCTCGGCCCGGTCGAGCACCAATATCACGACCGGTTGCTGACCACATTGCGTGCCGATACCACCCATCTGGACTCCGCGATGGACCTGTGGGCCGACCCGTTGACCGCGGAGGGCGCGCTGAGCCCGGACGGCAAGGCGGTCTACACGATGCTCCGGGTCAACGGCGAGCTCGGCGCCGCCAAGGCGAACGACGCACTGGCTGCCGTCCGCAAGATCGTCGCCGACCAGCCCGCCCCTCCCGGGACGCAGGCCTGGGTCACCGGGCCGGGCGCGACCATCGCCGACGAACTGACCGCCATCGACACCCAGATGTTGATGATCACCGGTGTCACCGTGGTGCTTATCGCGGTGCTGTTGTTTGTCGTGTACCGGTCCGTCATTACCGCCGCGATTCCGTTGATGACCGTAGGCCTGGGGCTGGCGGTGGCACGCTCGATCGTCGCGTTCCTGGGGGAACGCGATCTCATCGAGGTCTCCATCTTCTCGGTATCACTGCTCGCCGCGCTGGTTCTCGGCGCGGCTACCGACTACGGAATCTTCTTGCTGGGCCGCTATCACGAACAGCGACGCTCGGGAGTGGACCACGAGCAGGCACTGGTCATCGCCAACCGGTCGGTGGCACCGGTCATCGCGGCCTCCGGACTGACGATCGCGGCCGCCCTATCCTGCCTGCTCTTTGCGCAGGTCGGCATGCTGCGCAGCGCCGGATTACCCTGTGCCATTGGAATACTCACCGGCATGGTGGCCTCGTTGACGCTACTCCCCGCACTCATCGGGCTGGCAGGTCGCCGCGGCCTGGCCCAACCACGGCCGTTACGCGGGCAACCGGGACGCCGTTGGCGCCGAGTGGGTGCCATGGTGTCGCGCTGGCCGGGACCTGTTTTGGCCGGATCATTACTGGTCCTGGTCGTCTGCGCCCTGCCGGTGGCGGGCCTGCGATTGGGTTTCGATGAGCTTGCCGCGCAACCGCTTTCCACTCACGCGAACCGCGGTTATCAGGCCATGGACCGGCACTTCCCGCCGAACCGGCTGTTGCCGGAGATTGTATCGATCGAATCCGACCACGATCTGCGAACTCCCGCCGGTGTCATCGCCGTCGAGCGAGTCACCAAGGGCCTCATGGAAATCCCCGGAATTCGGATGGTGCAGTCCGCTTCCCGCCCCGCGGGTACCATCCCCGAACAAGCCGCCCTGACCGAACAAGCCGGGATCATCGCCGACCAGTTGGATGACGGAACCGCCCAAATGAGCCAGCGACTGGGAGCCGTCGACAAGCTGTCGGCAACACTGAGCCAGTTCTCGGGCGCGATCGCCCAACTACAAAAGGGCCTGGCCGGTGGCGTGAACGGGCTGGGGGAACTCAACGGCGGCATCGGCGACATGCACTCGGGCATGAAGGCGCTGCAGGACAACGTGTCCCAGGTATCCGGGTACATGGAACCATTGCGCAACTTCACCAACGGCAATCCCAACTGCGCCAATGACGGCATCTGCTCCCTGGTGCTCAAGGCCGTCGAGCCCATGGACTCCGTGGTAGCGGCGACCGCGTCACTGACTGCCAGCACCACCAAATTCGGCGCGGGCGCCCAAGGCATGCAGAAGTCATTCTCCGGGGCGGTGGATTCGGTCAAGAACATGCGCGCCACCGTCGCGCAGCTCGGCGCCATCACCGATCAGCTCACCCACGCTGTCGGAGAGACACGCACCATGTTCTCCGGGCTCACCGAATACCTGCGGGCCATGCGGGAGGATTTCCGCAGCAGCGGTGAGGGCGGCTACTACCTCCCGCAACGCGCGTGGCAGGACCCGCGATTCCAGCGCGCGGCCGGCCTCTACTTCGGCCCGGACGGGCACTCCACCCGCATGCTGGTGTTCGGGGACGGCAAGGTGTTCGGCGCCGACGGGGCACATCGCTCGCCACAGATCATGCTCGCGGTGAGCGAGGCCACCAAAGAGGGGACACTGGCGGGCAGTTCGGTCAATCTCACCGGGTTCGGAACGGGTACAGCCGAATTGCGTGGATACGTCAGCGAGGACTTCCTGCTGTTGGCCGCCGTGGCGCTGGCGTTGGTCTTCCTCATCGTGCTGGTCATGTTGCGCAGCCCGGTCGCCGCCGCGGTGGTGATCGGGACAGTAATCATCTCGTACGCGTCAGCGCTCGGCGTCACGACACTGATCTGGCAGGACCTACTCGGCCGCGACCTGCATTGGGCCGTACCGTCCATTGCGCTGATCGCACTCGTCGCCGTCGGAGCCGACTACAACCTGCTACTCACCATGCGGATGCGCGAGGAGGTGTTCCTACACGGAGCGGGCTTGCGTACCGGCATGATCCGCACGTTCGGTGGCACGGGCGGGGTCGTCACCACGGCCGGAATCGTCTTCGGAATCACCATGTTCGCCATGCTGTCCAGTGACGTACTCAGCATTGAGCAGACCGGCACGACGATCGGCGTGGGCCTGATGATCGACACACTCATCGTCAGAACCTTCGTGGTGCCCGCGATCGCGGGCGCGTTGGGCAAGTGGTTCTGGTGGTCGCCCGTGCCGCTACTGCGCGGGCTGCTGTTCCGGTGGTCCAAGGCGCGCTCGCCCCGAACAGCCGGGGTGCTGTCCTACCTATTGACCAGGCCGTCGCGACTGGAGCGAACCGGCGCCTAG
- a CDS encoding sensor histidine kinase, protein MDRFRETALRRRALVPYEFPWTVPVVMYGSTLLIVGCAVAQRGFTRPWVLLLAAGLALAPILIFIIAGRKLNTFWTVACGLSAVALFLTWPPNVVDAAPFLLMFTVGEVGAMASVRVGLAATSACAALLVVAEQLHHLGIFSLYMMFFVLCGWMMGHILQLQQRLILQERAQQARIQEQAASDERRRIAREIHDVIAHSLSVTMLHLTGARRALQEDHDVDDAVAGLVDAERLGRQAMSDIRGTVGLLSAGPGGVEPMRLAPEPGIADIPGLVADFTAAGMSVESHIYGSGEAVSAGVGLALYRVAQESLANIAKHSPRSSAAVLLDITGSAASLTVSNDLAAGLRPDVCSGGGLTGMRQRIEMLGGVFHAGRAEDGWTVSASVPLESNGTDCRSRRRKVLWRHD, encoded by the coding sequence ATGGATCGGTTCCGGGAGACCGCGCTGCGGCGCCGTGCTCTGGTGCCGTACGAGTTTCCGTGGACCGTCCCCGTGGTGATGTATGGAAGCACGCTACTGATCGTGGGTTGTGCGGTGGCACAGCGCGGCTTCACCCGGCCGTGGGTACTGTTGCTCGCGGCTGGTCTGGCACTGGCTCCGATCCTCATTTTCATCATCGCCGGGCGCAAGCTCAACACGTTCTGGACGGTGGCATGTGGTCTGAGTGCGGTGGCACTGTTTCTGACCTGGCCGCCGAACGTCGTCGACGCCGCTCCTTTCCTGCTGATGTTCACCGTGGGGGAGGTGGGTGCGATGGCCTCGGTACGGGTGGGGCTGGCCGCGACGAGTGCCTGTGCGGCATTGCTTGTGGTGGCCGAGCAGCTACATCACCTGGGTATCTTCTCGCTGTACATGATGTTCTTTGTGCTGTGCGGCTGGATGATGGGCCACATCCTGCAACTGCAACAACGGCTGATCTTGCAAGAACGCGCGCAGCAGGCCCGCATCCAGGAACAAGCTGCCTCCGATGAACGCCGCCGCATCGCACGCGAAATCCATGACGTGATAGCACATTCGCTGTCTGTGACGATGCTTCATCTGACTGGTGCGCGGCGGGCGCTACAAGAGGACCACGATGTGGACGACGCCGTCGCGGGCTTGGTGGACGCCGAACGTCTTGGACGTCAGGCCATGTCGGATATCCGGGGCACGGTCGGGCTGTTGAGTGCCGGACCCGGCGGCGTCGAGCCGATGCGGTTGGCTCCCGAACCCGGGATCGCGGATATCCCCGGTTTGGTCGCCGACTTCACGGCGGCGGGGATGTCGGTGGAGTCGCATATCTACGGTTCCGGTGAGGCTGTCAGCGCCGGAGTGGGTTTGGCGTTGTACCGAGTGGCTCAGGAATCTCTGGCCAATATCGCCAAGCATTCGCCTAGGTCATCTGCCGCAGTGCTCCTCGATATCACCGGGTCGGCGGCGAGCCTGACCGTGAGCAATGACCTGGCTGCGGGGTTGCGTCCAGACGTGTGCTCGGGGGGCGGCCTCACCGGCATGCGGCAACGCATCGAGATGCTCGGCGGCGTGTTCCATGCGGGGCGGGCGGAAGATGGCTGGACAGTTTCGGCGAGTGTCCCGTTGGAATCCAATGGGACAGACTGCCGTTCCCGGCGCAGGAAAGTGCTGTGGCGTCATGACTGA
- a CDS encoding response regulator, which produces MTDTEVGVLLVDDQELVRTGLRRILRRKDGFAIVGECADGSEVAAAVSRARPDVVIMDLRMKQMSGIEAIRLLHAAQGPPALALTTFDDDELLSGALRAGAAGFILKDSPAEELVRAVHAVARGEAYLDPAVTSRVLNAYRRAPAAVSGDAQDKLTARELDVLALIASGATNSEIAEQLVISEVTVKSHIGRIFVKLDLRDRAAAIVYAYDHGIVTPK; this is translated from the coding sequence ATGACTGACACCGAGGTGGGCGTCCTGCTGGTCGATGATCAGGAGCTTGTACGAACGGGGTTGCGCCGGATTCTGCGTCGCAAGGACGGCTTCGCGATAGTGGGGGAGTGCGCCGATGGGAGCGAGGTCGCCGCTGCGGTGAGCCGGGCGCGGCCCGACGTGGTGATCATGGATCTGCGGATGAAGCAGATGAGTGGTATCGAGGCGATTCGCTTGCTGCATGCCGCGCAGGGACCGCCGGCGCTGGCGCTCACCACATTTGACGACGACGAGCTGCTCTCGGGTGCGCTGCGCGCCGGTGCTGCCGGGTTCATTCTGAAGGACTCGCCCGCCGAGGAGCTGGTACGCGCAGTGCATGCGGTGGCGCGCGGTGAGGCGTACCTGGACCCTGCGGTGACCTCGCGTGTGCTCAATGCCTATCGACGGGCACCCGCCGCAGTGTCGGGGGATGCCCAGGACAAACTCACCGCACGGGAACTGGATGTGCTGGCACTCATCGCCTCCGGGGCAACCAACTCCGAAATCGCTGAACAACTCGTGATATCGGAGGTCACGGTCAAGAGTCACATCGGGCGCATCTTCGTCAAACTCGATCTACGGGACCGTGCCGCGGCCATCGTCTACGCCTACGACCACGGCATCGTGACACCGAAATAG
- a CDS encoding DUF1003 domain-containing protein, with translation MSDASARQRLDTPRTSRRLSLGLDVEAVGRVSENIARFLGTGRYLAIQTIFVVVWIALNLFAVGLEWDPYPFILLNLAFSTQAAYAAPLILLAQNRQENRDRVALEEDRRRAEQTKADTEYLARELAALRLAVGEVATRDYLRRELEQLHEALESIREKNLL, from the coding sequence GTGAGTGACGCGTCGGCACGCCAGCGGCTCGATACCCCGCGCACCTCGCGCCGGCTGTCCCTCGGCCTCGATGTCGAGGCCGTCGGGCGGGTGAGTGAGAACATCGCACGTTTCCTCGGGACGGGACGCTATCTCGCGATCCAGACGATATTCGTGGTGGTGTGGATCGCGCTGAACCTCTTCGCGGTGGGACTGGAATGGGATCCGTACCCGTTCATCCTGCTCAACCTGGCCTTCTCCACACAGGCTGCCTACGCGGCACCCCTGATCCTGCTGGCGCAGAACCGACAGGAGAACCGCGACCGGGTGGCGCTGGAAGAGGACCGCAGACGAGCCGAGCAGACCAAGGCCGACACCGAGTACCTGGCCCGCGAGCTCGCCGCACTGCGGCTGGCAGTTGGCGAGGTCGCGACGCGTGACTACTTGCGCCGCGAGCTCGAACAGCTACACGAGGCTCTAGAGAGCATCCGCGAAAAGAACCTGCTGTAA
- a CDS encoding magnesium transporter MgtE N-terminal domain-containing protein: MAAVSKVFAARLSGLVVLGPDGESIGRVRDVVIGMGVARKQPRVIGLVVEMLTRRRIFVPMLRVTAIEPGSVTLNTGNVSLRRFEQRPSEALVLGQVLDTTVRTDDPELEQFHGVDLTVVDLGLEQTRTRDWVVTRVAVRSPRRLGRRTGVQVTDWSHIQGLTPSTLNLPGQGVAQLMLQFEGMRPVEVADAIRELPPKRRDEVLGAFDDERLADILQELPEDDQAEVLTKLEDERAADVLEAMDPDDAADLLGELPPAEAESLLALMDPEDSEPVRRLLTHSPNTAGGMMTPEPVILTPNTTVAEALARVRDPDLTPALSSLVFVVRPPTATPTGRYLGCVHLQRLLREPPYAMVGGILDTDLPYLDAEAPLAEVTRYFAAYNLVCGPVIDREDHLLGAVTVDDVLDHLMPDGWRAEEPEAVAGGDRP; encoded by the coding sequence ATGGCCGCAGTGAGCAAGGTGTTCGCAGCCAGGCTCTCAGGCCTGGTCGTTCTCGGCCCGGACGGCGAGTCGATCGGACGGGTCCGCGATGTCGTGATCGGCATGGGAGTTGCCCGAAAACAGCCGCGCGTTATCGGCCTTGTCGTCGAAATGCTCACGCGCCGAAGAATTTTCGTTCCAATGCTGCGTGTCACCGCTATTGAGCCAGGCTCGGTGACGCTCAACACAGGTAATGTCTCGCTGCGACGCTTCGAACAACGGCCCAGCGAAGCGCTGGTCCTGGGCCAGGTGCTCGACACCACGGTGCGCACCGACGACCCCGAGCTCGAACAGTTCCATGGCGTGGATCTGACCGTGGTGGACCTCGGCCTCGAACAGACCCGCACCCGCGACTGGGTGGTGACCCGGGTGGCGGTGCGCAGCCCGCGGCGGCTGGGACGGCGCACCGGTGTGCAGGTGACCGACTGGAGCCACATCCAGGGCTTGACGCCGTCGACACTCAACCTGCCCGGTCAGGGCGTGGCCCAGCTGATGCTCCAATTCGAGGGCATGCGGCCGGTCGAGGTGGCCGACGCCATCCGCGAGCTTCCCCCCAAGCGACGCGACGAAGTGCTGGGCGCATTCGACGACGAGCGGCTGGCCGACATCCTTCAGGAACTTCCCGAAGATGATCAGGCCGAGGTACTGACCAAGCTGGAGGACGAACGCGCCGCGGACGTGCTGGAGGCGATGGATCCCGACGACGCCGCCGACCTGTTGGGCGAGCTGCCGCCCGCGGAGGCGGAATCACTGCTGGCGCTGATGGATCCGGAGGACTCCGAGCCCGTCCGCCGACTGCTCACCCACTCCCCCAACACCGCCGGCGGCATGATGACGCCAGAGCCGGTGATCCTGACCCCCAACACTACCGTCGCCGAAGCTCTTGCCCGCGTGCGTGATCCAGATCTGACGCCTGCTCTTTCCTCGCTGGTGTTCGTGGTCCGGCCGCCCACGGCGACGCCCACCGGCCGCTATCTCGGATGTGTGCACCTTCAGCGGCTGCTACGCGAGCCTCCCTACGCGATGGTCGGTGGCATCCTCGATACCGACCTGCCCTACCTTGACGCCGAGGCTCCGCTTGCCGAGGTGACCCGCTATTTCGCCGCCTACAACCTGGTGTGCGGCCCGGTGATCGACAGGGAGGACCACTTGCTTGGTGCCGTCACCGTGGACGACGTGCTGGACCACCTCATGCCCGATGGCTGGCGCGCCGAAGAGCCGGAGGCTGTGGCGGGAGGTGACCGCCCGTGA
- a CDS encoding TetR/AcrR family transcriptional regulator, whose translation MSSSPSALSRVERKKREMRQEILDSAFACFAEQGYHATGVADIAGRIGIGHGTFYRYFKSKRDIIEHVIDDVTGQIFEAIGAENAAGLADDIEQYRQQSVRIGAALAHLFRENPHLPLLLLEAGSVDSELRERVFGMLSTSDHLTEAYLRHGVEKGYLRADLDTEYTARAVTGMILANGLHASRGGEVQDTERFSAAVIALMYGGIGP comes from the coding sequence ATGTCGTCCAGCCCGTCCGCACTCAGCCGTGTCGAGCGCAAAAAGCGCGAAATGCGGCAGGAGATCTTGGACTCCGCCTTCGCATGCTTCGCCGAGCAGGGCTATCACGCCACAGGCGTCGCGGATATCGCCGGACGAATCGGGATCGGCCACGGGACCTTCTACCGGTACTTCAAGAGCAAGCGGGACATCATCGAGCATGTCATTGACGACGTCACCGGACAGATCTTTGAGGCAATCGGCGCAGAGAACGCGGCAGGCCTCGCCGACGACATTGAGCAATACCGACAACAGTCGGTCCGGATCGGCGCCGCTCTGGCGCACCTGTTCAGGGAAAACCCGCACCTACCGCTGCTGCTTCTGGAAGCCGGCTCGGTCGACAGTGAGCTGCGCGAGCGCGTGTTCGGCATGCTCTCCACAAGCGATCATCTCACCGAGGCCTACCTGCGCCATGGTGTCGAAAAAGGCTACCTACGTGCCGATCTCGACACCGAATACACCGCTCGCGCGGTAACCGGGATGATTCTCGCCAACGGGCTGCACGCGTCACGAGGCGGCGAGGTACAAGACACCGAGCGATTCTCGGCGGCCGTCATCGCTCTGATGTACGGCGGAATAGGCCCCTAA